One window from the genome of Xiphophorus hellerii strain 12219 chromosome 16, Xiphophorus_hellerii-4.1, whole genome shotgun sequence encodes:
- the LOC116734831 gene encoding dual specificity protein phosphatase 16, with protein sequence MVWSRDAEAERPQLSVILPRLYLGAERDVTQDRLASLGISYVLSVSRCSPQPSFLPRSRFLRIPIDDSLWDDLLPWIPQALSFIDSAMSSGASVLVHCAAGISRSPALAVAYIMYSLEMDLDHAYRFVKERRPSISPNFNFLGQLQHFQGILDQKASSCDMTRQQQENQQPSTENGGTGLLRSQNRNHCVHTATEDSIIQTRKSLLDDSGNKRGPWTFDLTACQNQRCNQKLCDAPASSLCESRDPLPKCRQLQFPSGCTSVLEKRKSLTLSLTPLGFCPPSSASSRPQSVVKASPVHSDPHPQRSPRLSGCSRAEEKEQGLLSPSGITLNKLLDWGERVLLGLVHPVKMGQPALPYRC encoded by the exons ATGGTCTGGTCCCGAGACGCAGAGGCAGAGCGACCCCAGCTGTCCGTCATCCTGCCGCGGCTCTACCTCGGAGCGGAGCGCGACGTGACGCAG gACCGACTGGCCTCTCTGGGTATTTCCTACGTGCTGAGTGTGAGCCGATGCAGCCCCCAGCCGTCTTTCCTGCCTCGCTCCAGATTCCTGCGCATTCCCATCGATGACTCCCTGTGGGACGACCTGCTGCCCTGGATCCCCCAGGCTCTCAGCTTCATAG ATTCAGCCATGTCCTCTGGGGCCTCGGTGTTGGTGCACTGTGCTGCAGGAATCTCCCGCTCCCCGGCTCTGGCTGTGGCCTACATCATGTACAGCCTGGAAATGGACCTGGACCACGCCTACAG GTTTGTGAAAGAGCGTAGGCCCTCCATTTCCCCAAACTTCAACTTCCTGGGTCAGCTGCAGCACTTCCAAGGCATCCTGGACCAGAAGGCATCCAGCTGTGATATGACcaggcagcagcaggagaaTCAGCAGCCGTCCACAGAGAACGGAGGGACCGGATTACTGCGCAGTCAGAACAGAAACCACTGCGTCCACACCGCCACAGAAGACTCAATAATTCAGACGAGAAAATCGCTCTTAGACGACAGCGGTAACAAGCGAGGACCTTGGACCTTTGACCTGACAGCGTGTCAAAACCAACGATGCAACCAAAAGCTATGTGACGCTCCTGCATCGAGCCTCTGTGAGTCCAGAGATCCTCTACCAAAGTGCAGACAACTACAATTCCCATCAGGTTGTACTTCTGTCCTGGAGAAGCGTAAAAGCCTCACGCTCTCATTGACGCCCTTGGGATTCTGCCCGCCCTCTTCGGCGAGCAGCCGCCCACAATCAGTGGTGAAAGCGTCCCCTGTCCACAGCGACCCCCACCCACAGCGAAGTCCTCGTCTCAGTGGGTGCAGCCGAGCTGAAGAGAAGGAACAAGGCCTGTTATCGCCATCCGGCATCACTCTGAACAAGCTGTTGGACTGGGGAGAGAGAGTGCTGCTGGGGTTGGTCCACCCGGTGAAGATGGGACAACCTGCGCTGCCCTATAGGTGCTGA